The Lepeophtheirus salmonis chromosome 1, UVic_Lsal_1.4, whole genome shotgun sequence genome has a segment encoding these proteins:
- the LOC121131817 gene encoding uncharacterized protein isoform X2, whose amino-acid sequence MATATANTAAASVCSSRSLHGGERNRRPPLSSSRQSFDGDPSKSPSPRRSPLNRSNSNSPHYHHRTSNNSVSVVQNSSSSNNYTAPSMTLTVPNLPLGIAGGAIPRTSGSSTGNSSSSATTPSSLSGGETSRRCFCGHFQESTNSNGKKPGRCKFCRCKAKYIPGQRSFDATRLFGGGKKDRGLSRRSVSEDRQCSTEKDLEDIETSTSSPVRNFFSRRLRRQDRLDEPPSSNNGTSSSESLMDPRDHGMCTPPAPPNSLTIRHPRGACTSVIGLPTTEACGRTLERAHTDPNSSLDHFSLLPGSPPPPYDDVIKQKQEQGHRPAPPTYEEALNNRLKDIRLSSTNRSQSEDRTVATSGSHAHSNPSLLRHMSVGPRPRTLTRARAEDIPDIYWEQAARELDFLYLQKMPDTIPTIFSR is encoded by the exons ATGGCAACAGCTACAGCCAATACGGCTGCTGCATCCGTGTGTTCATCGAGATCTCTGCATGGAGGAGAGCGCAACCGACGTCCACCTCTCTCTTCATCACGACAATCCTTTGATGGAGATCCGTCCAAATCCCCTAGTCCAAGACGATCCCCTTTAAACCGTTCCAATAGTAATTCTCCTCACTATCATCATAGAACATCAAATAACAGTGTTTCAGTAGTTCAAAATAGTAGTAGTTCAAATAATTATACAGCTCCAAGCATGACTTTAACTGTTCCGAACCTTCCACTTGGTATTGCTGGAGGTGCAATTCCACGTACGTCAGGCTCTTCCACTGGAAATTCAAGTAGTTCAGCAACCACACCTTCCTCTTTATCGGGAGGAGAAACAAGCAGGCGATGTTTTTGTGGACATTTTCAAGAG AGTACCAATTCTAACGGGAAAAAACCAGGACGCTGTAAGTTTTGTCGATGTAAAGCAAAGTACATTCCAGGGCAGCGTTCCTTTGATGCTACAAGATTATTTGGGGGAGGTAAGAAGGATCGAGGATTAAGTCGTCGATCTGTTTCTGAGGACCGTCAATGCTCAACTGAAAAAGATCTTGAGGACATAGAAACTTCAACTTCCTCACCCGTCCGAAACTTCTTCAGTCGTCGTCTCAGGAGACAAGATAGACTTGATGAGCCTCCTTCTTCCAACAATGGAACGTCCTCCTCTGAGTCACTGATGGATCCTAGAGATCACGGTATGTGTACTCCTCCAGCCCCTCCAAATTCTTTAACCATTCGGCATCCAAGAGGTGCATGTACTTCCGTTATTGGTCTTCCGACAACTGAAGCATGTGGAAGAACACTTGAAAGAGCACATACTGACCCTAATTCTTCGTTAGATCATTTTTCTCTCCTTCCCGGATCTCCACCGCCTCCATATGATGATGTTATAAAGCAAAAGCAAgaa caaGGACATCGACCCGCTCCACCCACCTATGAGGAAGCACTTAATAATCGTTTAAAAGATATTCGACTATCTTCAACCAATCGTTCGCAATCAGAAGATCGCACTGTAGCCACTAGTGGTTCTCATGCACACTCAAATCCATCTCTTCTTCGCCACATGTCTGTTGGGCCCCGACCTCGAACTTTGACCCGAGCAAGAGCAGAGGATATTCCTGATATATATTGGGAACAAGCTGCTCGGGAATTGGATTTTTTGTACCTGCAGAAAATGCCAG
- the LOC121131817 gene encoding uncharacterized protein isoform X1, whose translation MATATANTAAASVCSSRSLHGGERNRRPPLSSSRQSFDGDPSKSPSPRRSPLNRSNSNSPHYHHRTSNNSVSVVQNSSSSNNYTAPSMTLTVPNLPLGIAGGAIPRTSGSSTGNSSSSATTPSSLSGGETSRRCFCGHFQESTNSNGKKPGRCKFCRCKAKYIPGQRSFDATRLFGGGKKDRGLSRRSVSEDRQCSTEKDLEDIETSTSSPVRNFFSRRLRRQDRLDEPPSSNNGTSSSESLMDPRDHGMCTPPAPPNSLTIRHPRGACTSVIGLPTTEACGRTLERAHTDPNSSLDHFSLLPGSPPPPYDDVIKQKQEQGHRPAPPTYEEALNNRLKDIRLSSTNRSQSEDRTVATSGSHAHSNPSLLRHMSVGPRPRTLTRARAEDIPDIYWEQAARELDFLYLQKMPVWNRTSTQSPGRGL comes from the exons ATGGCAACAGCTACAGCCAATACGGCTGCTGCATCCGTGTGTTCATCGAGATCTCTGCATGGAGGAGAGCGCAACCGACGTCCACCTCTCTCTTCATCACGACAATCCTTTGATGGAGATCCGTCCAAATCCCCTAGTCCAAGACGATCCCCTTTAAACCGTTCCAATAGTAATTCTCCTCACTATCATCATAGAACATCAAATAACAGTGTTTCAGTAGTTCAAAATAGTAGTAGTTCAAATAATTATACAGCTCCAAGCATGACTTTAACTGTTCCGAACCTTCCACTTGGTATTGCTGGAGGTGCAATTCCACGTACGTCAGGCTCTTCCACTGGAAATTCAAGTAGTTCAGCAACCACACCTTCCTCTTTATCGGGAGGAGAAACAAGCAGGCGATGTTTTTGTGGACATTTTCAAGAG AGTACCAATTCTAACGGGAAAAAACCAGGACGCTGTAAGTTTTGTCGATGTAAAGCAAAGTACATTCCAGGGCAGCGTTCCTTTGATGCTACAAGATTATTTGGGGGAGGTAAGAAGGATCGAGGATTAAGTCGTCGATCTGTTTCTGAGGACCGTCAATGCTCAACTGAAAAAGATCTTGAGGACATAGAAACTTCAACTTCCTCACCCGTCCGAAACTTCTTCAGTCGTCGTCTCAGGAGACAAGATAGACTTGATGAGCCTCCTTCTTCCAACAATGGAACGTCCTCCTCTGAGTCACTGATGGATCCTAGAGATCACGGTATGTGTACTCCTCCAGCCCCTCCAAATTCTTTAACCATTCGGCATCCAAGAGGTGCATGTACTTCCGTTATTGGTCTTCCGACAACTGAAGCATGTGGAAGAACACTTGAAAGAGCACATACTGACCCTAATTCTTCGTTAGATCATTTTTCTCTCCTTCCCGGATCTCCACCGCCTCCATATGATGATGTTATAAAGCAAAAGCAAgaa caaGGACATCGACCCGCTCCACCCACCTATGAGGAAGCACTTAATAATCGTTTAAAAGATATTCGACTATCTTCAACCAATCGTTCGCAATCAGAAGATCGCACTGTAGCCACTAGTGGTTCTCATGCACACTCAAATCCATCTCTTCTTCGCCACATGTCTGTTGGGCCCCGACCTCGAACTTTGACCCGAGCAAGAGCAGAGGATATTCCTGATATATATTGGGAACAAGCTGCTCGGGAATTGGATTTTTTGTACCTGCAGAAAATGCCAG